The following DNA comes from Oncorhynchus masou masou isolate Uvic2021 chromosome 21, UVic_Omas_1.1, whole genome shotgun sequence.
atgtctctatttggtttggtcagggtgtgatttgggtgggcattctatgttttgttttctatgtttctttatttctatgttttggtcgggtatggttctcaatcagagacagctgtctatcgttgtctctaactgggaatcatacttaggtagccctttttccctcagttcagtgtgggtagttaactttgtttgtggcattTAGCCCTGTAAAGGTCACGGTTGTTTCTTTCATTTGTTGGCaacatttttaaattaaataaaatgtacactcaccacgctgcaccttggtctcattccgaTGACGGCCGTGACAGCAGGGGTGTTAGTCCATGTTGCTGCAGATTGGAAGGCAGTACATTCATGCTGCGAACAGcccgttccatctcatcccaaagatgctctattgggttgaggtctggggagtAAACTGAACTTGCTGTTATGTTCCAGGCAATGCTTTCCCACTGCTCAATtatccagtgttggtgatcacaTGTCCACTAGAGCAGCTTCGTCTTGTTTTCAACTGATAGGAATGGAACCCAGGGTGGTCGTCTACTACAATAGCCCATCCCTGACAAGGATTTGAGGAGTTGTGCgtttccgagatgccgttctgcacaccactgttgtactgcaccgttatttgtctgtttgtggcccgcctgttaggtTGCACggttcttgccattctccttcgacctctctcatcaacgagctgttttctcCCACAGGACAGCTGCTGACTGGATGTTATTTGTTTGTCGCATCATTCTCTGGAAACCCTAAACACTGTCGTGtatgaaaagcccaggaggccatttctgagatactggatccggAGTGCCTAGCATCAATGATCATACCACACTCAGTCACTTAGGTCACtggttttgcccattctaatgttcaatcaaacagtaacggAATGCGatacctgtctgcctgctttatataacaagccacggccacgtgactcactgtctgtaggagcgatccattttcgtgaacagggtggtgtacctaaAAAACTGTCCGGTGAGTGTACACGTAAACAGGGCtaaaaagtgactggtagcaggcaTAAATAAATACTTCTGGTAATATACTAATAGTATGTcaacaggagtaatagtgaccagtagcaaGATAAAAAGATAGATACTAATGGAAATGGCAATCAATGAACAGTAGCATAACGATAGTAGTAAATCAAACCAATAATCATTATTGCAGCAGCGTAGGTGTGAGGGGTGTCTGCGTGTGGGTATAAGTGTGTGGTGTGAggaatgagtgtgtgagtgaggtttttgcgtgtgagtgagtgacagtgAAGGTGTTTGAGTGTTAGTGTGGATGGGCATAGAGTCAGTGTGGATGGGCATAGAGTCAGTGTGGATGGGCATAGAGTCAGTGTGGATGGGCATAGAGTCAGTGTGGATGGGCATAGAGTCAGTGTGGATGGGCATAGAGTTAGTGTGGATGGGGATAAAGTCAGTGTGGATGGGGATAGAGTCAGTGTGGATAGTCTGTGGGAGAGCTGCTCTCTAACGGCCATGTGCTCTGTGTTTCCCTCCCCGTCTCAGGTGTGTCTGGTGGAGTGTGAGGGTAACGTGTCCCCTTCCTTCACTTGGGACATGTGCCGCAAGGCCTCAGCCTCCCCACAGTTACCCTCCCTGCCCATAGGGGGCGCTGCCATGCTGACGCGGGCCCAGAAGGAGGTGGAGGCCATGCTgccagaggaagaagaggaacagGGGGAAGGGGGGCTGATGTACCCAGTAGCCCTGCAGAGGTTTGACCACGTGGTCCGTGCTCTGGGCATAGACGAGTTGGGCAGTGAGAGCCGGCTAACCGCTGATGTCTACAACTCCCAGCTGCCCCAGGAAATGCAGGAAAGGGACGAGGAAGAGGGGGACGAGGAAGAGGGGGATAAcgcgatggagagagagcaggacgGAGCGGCGGGGATAAGTCTGTCGAAGCGCTTCGGGGGGTTCCTGAAGGGAAGGCATGGCTACAGGAAGTTGATGGGCCCCGGGAGGCCCTTGCAGAAGCGCTACGGCGGGTTCATAGGCGTCCGGAAATCTGCCCGCAAGTGGAACAACCAGAAACGGTTCAGTGAGTTCTTGAAGCAATACCTGGGCATGAGCACCCGAGCTAGCAAGTCCTACAACAGCGTCTCCGCTGACATCACCCAACAGAACAAGGTGTAGCAACGCACACGGCAACTGTATCCCTGGCAATGACGCACATGTCGTAACCTAGCAACCCCCAACCCCGCCCTACATATTCAAATCCGTCACCAAGGTGATGATTAAACTTCTGTTCTGAACACAACTCCTCATGAAAATCCACACTGGAGCATTATAGATTCAGTCTTGTATACTGCATTTCCTCATTGATAACAATAACATATTATGAATAAAAGCTAAGAAAATAGTATTAAAAAGACCATGTATATAGCTAAATGGTTAATCAGAGAATCGCATTGGATTAATATTATAGACACACGAACACACTGTATTTGTTTTGCTGTCTATACTGCATCTGTAATGTAACTTTTCAAACCATGTTTGCCTTCATCAATTATGGCTATTATTATTACATAGGCTAATTCAGTGTAAACTTCATGAATTTAAATGACTTACTAGTGAAGTTTCCATGGATTTCCTGAACCAGTACAGTACATGAGAGGGAGCTTGTTTGGTGACCGGGCATGGCACTCTCTTTGTTAGGTTACCCTCTAGTGGCTAACACAAAAATGACTTTCAGATTTCCAATTGAAAATGGCTAAAATATGTTCATGACTatcttatataatatatattataacacAATCTCAGCATTAGGTTTGTGGATGGCTTGTAACCTATTCACCTCTTTCAGAACTATTCTCCAAACTTGGAACTTTTCAACCCTGGCTACTATAATTTGGAGCAAAACATCACAATTAACTGTTACTACTGTGTAAGACTTAAATGATATATCCATGCTCATGTACCAATGATCTGTTGGCAAAACTAATGTTCTGACTTGAGAATGAACCTTGGCCTGTGTTTTTTGAAGCAGACGCAGATGTCGCCGAGGTCTAATCAATCAGTTCATGTGTTACCCAGCGACAGCAGACATCTGCATAGTGCATGTTTTGACGGTGTTGGAGGTGGAACTGCGTCGGAGCTGTCAAATCTGCGAGCAACTGCTCTTGCCATCATTGTCACCAAGCCACACCCGCCCCACGAGTGTTAGAAGGTAAGAGAAAGTGTAGGCCATGcttccccaactggcggcccaacaattcaaataaaataatttaacataaaagacaaaaaacagcagcaaatcagctccaagtgatttaaattgaggaaatctgttccaaactACTCCCACACATAgatgtgatcatatacaaatgtaagaaACGTTGTTTTAGTCAAacgttatatctgtttgggcttcttgcagtcttcaaattatttgtaattatgttcaggCCCCCAgaccatctgctcaagaaaaaagaaaaaaaaactgccCACAACTGAATGTAGTAGATGGTCCCTGGTGTAGGCTATAAAGAATTAGTTACTCTTACATTCCAGTGTTCCAACTTGTAaccaaggctgcatgggatttctacCTCCGtacagccaatggcaatgtccgctttaGAATGAATGTCAGGAGCCGCTTGTGGAGTTGGCATCTCTGACGTAGTTCCACCTCCAACACCACCAAAACATTGAATAGAGACCCTACTAAAAGTATGAAGAGTGGTCTGAGTTATTACGTGAAACCATTTTGTTGTGCAGTATAAAACCTGTAAATAGCAGAAATTTTACATATCAATAAAGATAGTTTACTATTTGTTTTGTGGCTTGTTATGCAGCAAATGATTCGGTGTCTTGAGGTGTTTTGTTCCAGCGTTCTAGAATGTTCGAGACAATGACATCTTGTATGAATTCCACAATGCTCCATTTATTAAACAAAAAATGTCCACACCAAATGTCTTGTATAATAACAATAAATGTCCTCTTGATCAAATAAAATCTGTATAAATGCAGGCTCACAACTCAACATGGAAAGGTGTATAACTTTACATCTAACTTGAGGCCAAGATTTGAAAAAGGAGAATAAAAACAAGACTACGAGAGACAGGGTTAATCTTTATCAAGCATATTTCAACATCAAAAAGACCAAAACATTCCAGATTCCATATAAAAATAGTGCATCATAATAAAAAATTACTTTATTCAGAGGTCATTTTTTTCTCCAGGTAcaatacatacaggtaactgccaaaataaaggaaaacacCCGTGTTTTATAGGGTGTTGGACCAGCACAAGCCGCCAGAACAGCGTCAATACACCTTCACATAGATTCTACATGTGTCTGGGATGCGGCAccattccatcatttggtgttttgttgacggtggtggaaaacgctgtctcaggcgatGCTCTAGAATCTCCCAGAATTATTCAATTGGGTTCAAATCTGGTAACTGAAAGACACACACTTTAAACCCTTTATGCACCTTTAAAGACTCCTCTTTCAacgtcactgagatctcttctagtCATGGTAGCCAAAACaaatttactcaagtgtttccattattttggcagttaagtATAGTTAAcacaatatatttaaaaaaaattgcttCTGTGGATTCATTGGCTTACTGCAAGGAAACATGAGTTTCAATAAACAAGCATTCTGGGTTTTAACATATGAAACATCTGTTTATGCAAGTTAATTTACAATAAGTGGCAGAGTGACAAGGCTTTAGGGCCACAATGCAGCATATTCTAGATAAACCCTTCGCCATGTAAATGTTTGACTCAAATCTTGGCACCATATTTTAGTTCTTATTATTGGCACCACGTGGTACATTCCACATCAAACCTGGAACCTCGATAACATAATTCAGTTAGTGTTTCATCAGTACTGAGGCTGGTGCTGGAGTGTTGGATATCCAAGCATATGGCAAATGTATGGAGATTGATTCCTGACTAAATATATTTATACAAAATGGCTCATTTTATTACAACGATGTGAGTAAGAGACAAAAGCTGCCAATGACCTCCATGTTTTAAAGGGAACCAATACTTTCATGTCATGTCCTATTCTGTCATAGTATCTCTTTAATTATAGACTTAGTGCTCTGAAATGATATCAGGTAGCATAACCAAAGCCTATTACGAGGCTATATTATAGACTATTTCTGGTGTAACTAAGAAGACTTTAAGGCATACCAGAAAGGATAGCTACCGTAGCTGCTAACAACAAGGATGAGATACTGGGTCCTTAACTTTAACAGTTGGTTGCATCATGCTCAGAGAAGTGAAAATCAATGTGTATGACATCTGATTGGTCTAAAGTATGTGAATTCATTCCTATATCCCACAACATGGCAATTCTTGGCGGAACATTGTATTTAACACACCTTAGAAAAACGACAAGTTGCAAAATATAGACAACATTGCTGGATTATATAAcgaaacaatacaaattaacataTTCGACATCgccaaaaaacatgtttttgttccCTTAAAAAAgccaaatacataaaaaaaaaatctacatacACATTTGCAGGAATAAATGGCTTATGACATTAGACAGGTTGGGCTAATGACTCCCAAATCTGCATTTTACTTCTCCTCCAATCCATTCTCAATGTTTAGGACACAACTTCCTGGTTACCGACGCTTGGTAGATCATGAGCAGTTGGAATCCTATAGGTCAAGGGGGATTCTCTCAACCAATCCGTGCACTATATGCAATTGACAAGAGCTGGTATAAATGAAACTCAATACTTTTTAACAAATAAATGAGCAAGTTGACTGCAACGCTCTTCTCCGACATGGTAACAAGCATTCTATTTACAGGACCTAAGTATTTAGTGAGGCTTCACCTCTGTCACATAGGGCTAGCTCCCTCCTAGTATCACTTTACGTTCTTCTCCTCGTCATCATTCTCCACTGCATGCACAGACAGGAAGCCAAAGCCTGATGGATCGGTTAACCTTTGTATCATACGGATCTGTTCTTGCCCAGGCGTTTGGAAGTTAGGTTAATTTACAGATCAGATGTTCTGCTCAGCGCCTGTCTGGCTCAGGCCCACAATCAGCAACCGGCAGCAAAAGCCTTGTTTCCAAGCCAAGTTATGGACGGCATGATGTCATAGATCTATAGACATCCCCTATATAGCTGCTGGGTATAGAAGAGCTGCTGTTTATAAGTTATAGCCAAAGATTTGGAAGAGAGGATCACACGTTCCACTTCCTTTATAGCCCCTCCCTGGGCAGGAAGACAGGGGAACTGAGATGCAAAACTATGCTTCTGGTAAAGGTCATAGGTTACCAGTCAAAGGTAATTTAGCTGCATGCCCCACGCAGAGTTCACCATGAGCACCAACGCACAAGAACCCGAAGTTGTCAAAGACATGAACAAAATACATAAAACTTTTAGTAAAGTGGTAAAAagtacaaaaaaaacattttttttaaagaaagaaataaaCATCAACATACATGGTGCTCCACTGGTTGAACCACAGATCTTTCCTCAGTCTTCTCTTGAAGAGGTGAcagctctgtctttctttctctcgctcttcatccctctcttctgtGAGGGGTTCAGTCGAGGAAGCGCTGGCAGGCTTTCTTCCAGCGACAGGCAGTGCACCACTGGTCCCGGTGCTCGATGCCGTACACCTTACGGCACTTCTTCGCCTCGCCACGGATTCTCCTAGAGAGAAGAgtagggagggaaagagaggggggaggggaagtCAATTTACAGTAAATGTAATGAACggaaatggagagagagtcaTAAGTAAGGAGATGCATAGATAAGAGTGAGGGAAGACAGAAAAATCAGATCGGCGAGAAGGGAAATTACTGTAGACTCAGATTGACTGAGGCAGATATGAGGCATTCAAATGTTGTCAATAGTGATACATTAGTAATAGTATAAATATCTCACCTTGCGGACCAGTGGCTGCGTTGGGGAGAGGTGCTGACAGGGTGTGTTCTGATGGGGGAACTCTGCTGCTGCAGCCACTGTTCTCCCACACTGACTGACCTCACACGGAACGGCGCACCCTGGTGGACAGAGGGGGAAACAGGTGAGAAGCAGTGCATAGAAAAACAACAGAACATACATATTATGACTGCCTTTGTTATGGGTGATGAAGAGCATAATGTCCTTTCAAAAAGGATTCTTTTCCACgtctcctctcctttacctccACTGATGGGAAAGGAACTACAGATGAGAGGAGACAAGGACAGCCACTATAAATAAGTGTAAACTCAGTTTTTGGTAATTGGTTAGAGACTACTAACTAATTTTATACAAATAACCCACAACTGAATTGAACATAAATTTCTCAGCTCAACATACAACCCTAAaggaaaatatataaaaaatctgTAAATATCAATAATACTACAGATGGGAACTGAGCGGTGTAGATCAATCTGGTTCAATGCATAATAAATGACAACATACTGCATTTGATGTTGCCATCGCTCACAATACTGCAAGGTCCAGCAAAACAACACTGGTGAAAGTAAGGACAATCGTCATCCACTATTTTAGCATTCATGCGTATTTAGATTACAGGAAACTGAATGATGCATGTTAACTGCTGAAACGGCATCAGCGTTGATTTCTCTTTGTGTGTACTGCTGCAGACTACTGCAGTGGCTTGATCACGCCAGTGTCCACGTGTAGTTACAAATAAATTACCTGCAGTTTCTACTACATATCGATAGGTGGCAGTGTTGTAGCACCAGCTAACGAGACTATGGGCCAGTGGAGACAAAGGCAGCCAGTTCAGCAATGGAAAGAAAATCTGATCAAATCAACAGGGGATTAGCTGGTAAATATCCATGACACTATTGGCAGTATAGAGCAGCTCTGGAGACAGGGCACTAAATCTATCCTAGaaaacaaatgttatttttcCCTGATGGACTGAATTCAATTCTCCAAACACATACTGGCAAAGGCTCTGTATAGGAAATGTTTCTGCAAATATTCCACTTTTAAAAGCAAATATGTCAAAACGCTTGGATATATGGACAATTCTGTGTTTAAAGGGGAAAAATATGTTGAATTCTACCAGCGACAATAGCATATACCTGGACATAGAGAATGAACAGCAGTTGTACAGTAGATTCTTAACTGAGTGTTTAGAAATCAATTATCTACAGGGAATTTCCCTTGAGATTCTCCTATTGGATTCTGCAGTGACGGTTGAGTCCAAGAGCCCCAGGAGTCAGGGTTGTGTTGATTGTCATTTCATTGGTGTAGTCTGTTGTCCTGCTCCTTTACCAACACTTTTCTCTAGGCGCATTCGATTTAGCTCAGCCAGGGTGTGGGATCGGCGGGGTTTGCACATTGGATTTAGCTCAGCCAGGGTGTGGGATCGGAGGGGTTTGCACATTGGATTTAGCTCAGCCAGGGTGTGGGATCGGAGGGGTTTGCACATTGGATTTAGCTCAGCCGGGCTGTGGGATCGGAGGGGTTTGCACATTGGATTTAGCTCAGCCAGGGTGTGGGATCGGAGGGGTTTGCACATTGGATTTAGCTCAGCCAGGTTGTGGGATCGGAGGGGTTTGCACATTGGATTTAGCTCAGCCAGGGTGTGGGATCGGCGGGGTTTGCACATTGGATTTAGCTCAGCCAGGGTGTGGGATCGGCGGGGTTTGCACATTCGATTTAGCTCAGCCAGGGTGTGGGATCGGAGGGGTTTGCACATTGGATTTAGCTCAGCCAGGCTGTGGGATCGGAGGGGTTTGCACATTGGATTTAGCTCAGCCAGGCTGTGGGATCGGAGGGGTTTGCACATTGGATTTAGCTCAGCCAGGCTGTGGGATCGGAGGGGTTTGCACATTGGATTTAGCTCAGCCAGGGTGTGGGATCGGAGGGGTTTGCACATTCGATTTAGCTCAGCCAGGGTGTGGGATCG
Coding sequences within:
- the LOC135508404 gene encoding proenkephalin-A-like, with the translated sequence MKTPLWSLLLLCLCVPGHCSECHGDCLACGRILPQEINFNTLVCLVECEGNVSPSFTWDMCRKASASPQLPSLPIGGAAMLTRAQKEVEAMLPEEEEEQGEGGLMYPVALQRFDHVVRALGIDELGSESRLTADVYNSQLPQEMQERDEEEGDEEEGDNAMEREQDGAAGISLSKRFGGFLKGRHGYRKLMGPGRPLQKRYGGFIGVRKSARKWNNQKRFSEFLKQYLGMSTRASKSYNSVSADITQQNKV